The Candidatus Sulfotelmatobacter sp. genome includes the window CATTCTGATATGCATTATCGGCCTCAGAACCGAACAACTGGGCTTCATTCCCGCCAACGTATTCTGCATGGTCATGAGTGCCATCAATCTGCACGCTTGGCGCAAGCCCGGAGCGTCTTGAGATCTCGCCTTCGAAGTCCCGCTCACTCCGGCGGCTCACTCCGCGATGAGCAGGTTTTCGGCAAACGGCCACTGTTCATCGATCCACTGCGTCTCGCAACGGAAACCGGCCGCGCGCGCAGTTTCGAAAACTTCGCCCGCCGAGTACTTGTGACTGCTTTCCGTCCAAATAGTTTCTCCTTCGAGGAACTCGACTACCACTTCCGCCGCCGGGATGCTCACAATCTGCCGCCGCGTCGACATTAAATGCATCTCCACGCTGCGCGTCTGGTAATTAATCTTCGCCACGTGGACGAAATATTTCAAATCAAAGTCCGCGCCGAGCTCTCGATTGGTACGGGCGAGCAGGTTCAAATTAAAAGCCGCGGTCACGCCGAGTTCGTCATCGTATGCCGCGATCAGTTGCGCACTGGGCTTTTCCAAATCTGTTCCCAGCAGGAGCGAGTCACCGGGCTGCAAAATGCCGCGCACCTCGGTCAGAAACTTCACCCCTGCCGGACGGTCGAAGTTCCCAATCGTGCTGCCGAGGAACAGCACGAATAATCGTTGGCCGCTCTTTCGGTAGGCAGCGACTTCCAATAACCCTTCCAGATATTCGCGCTCAAAGCCAACGATGCTGATGCGGTCGATATCGCTCAACTCCCGCTCGCACATAACCAGCGCCGAGCGCGATATTTCCACCGGATAATAGGAGGTGCGCTGCCGCCGGCAGAACGCCTCCAGCAGCCAGCGGGTCTTGCGGCCACTGCCGCTGCCAAGCTCCGCAACGGCCACAGGGCCGGCTAGTCGGTCGACGATCTCATCGGCATGACGCCGCAGCAATCGTTCGTCGGCCCGCGTGAGTCCGTACTCGGGCAGGTGGCTGATCACTTCAAACAAGGCGGACCCGACATTGTCATAGAGGTACTTGGAGGGAAGTTCTTTCTGTCCTGCGCGGGTCAGCCCAGCTCTCACGTCGGCCGCGAACTCATAAGTCGCGTTGCTGGGAATCGCATGTACGAGCATTAACGAACTCCTTCGATCAGAAATTCTTCGTGCTTGAATTCTCTGCAGTCTGGTTCACACAGCGGAATCCCCCATAGACGTACTGGTAATGCGCCTGAAACCAGTTACGAAATGTGGGCCGAAGCATGCACGCAGCGGTCCGCGGCGATCCGCCCTTCATGACAAAATGCTTGCCATCAAAAAAATCGGCGGAGTAGCCACGGTAAAACGGAAAGGGTTCGAATCCGGTGAAGGGCGCGAAAACCGTAGAAGTCCACTCCCATCCATTGCCCAACATATCCTCGACCCCGAAAGCGCTGCGTCCTGCCGGAAAAGCATTCACGGGAGTTGGATTCCAACGACTGAAATCAAAGTTGCCGAGATTCGTATCGGGATCTTCGCTTCCCCACGGATATCGCCTTTCACTTCCATCCCGCGTGCCATAGGCCGCACGATGCCACTGCTCTTCCGAGGGCAGGGACTTCCCGGCCCAGCGCGCGTAAGCCTGGGCCTCGGCACGGCTCACATAAGCCGGCCAATCCGGATGCAGTGGAACGTCAGCGAACATCGTGCGGTAGCGCCAACCGTCCGGCGCTTTCGTCCAGAACACAGGATGCGAGATCGCATGGGCGACCTTCCAATTCCAGTCTTCCTCGTTCCAGAGTGCCCGCATCTCATAGCCACCGTCGGCCATAAATTCGAGATATTGCCGGTTGGTCACCGGGTATCGGTCAATCTGAAACGCCGGCACCTCCGCACTGTGAGCCT containing:
- a CDS encoding L-histidine N(alpha)-methyltransferase — its product is MLVHAIPSNATYEFAADVRAGLTRAGQKELPSKYLYDNVGSALFEVISHLPEYGLTRADERLLRRHADEIVDRLAGPVAVAELGSGSGRKTRWLLEAFCRRQRTSYYPVEISRSALVMCERELSDIDRISIVGFEREYLEGLLEVAAYRKSGQRLFVLFLGSTIGNFDRPAGVKFLTEVRGILQPGDSLLLGTDLEKPSAQLIAAYDDELGVTAAFNLNLLARTNRELGADFDLKYFVHVAKINYQTRSVEMHLMSTRRQIVSIPAAEVVVEFLEGETIWTESSHKYSAGEVFETARAAGFRCETQWIDEQWPFAENLLIAE
- a CDS encoding SUMF1/EgtB/PvdO family nonheme iron enzyme gives rise to the protein MAVAPADLVTRQQLLARIADARRRSDALFSIVRPDSMYERPIPERHRIIFYVGHLEAFDWNLLHENVLGLESFHREFDRLFAFGIDPVGGGLPSDQPSDWPSVQAVREYVSTIRSALDEKLADGRMEFQETHGGFSLDTLLNVAIEHRLMHVETLAYMLHQLPFERKTAQEDPLLNAAPVTHQMIEIPSGIATLGLQRGGDRFGWDNEFEAHSAEVPAFQIDRYPVTNRQYLEFMADGGYEMRALWNEEDWNWKVAHAISHPVFWTKAPDGWRYRTMFADVPLHPDWPAYVSRAEAQAYARWAGKSLPSEEQWHRAAYGTRDGSERRYPWGSEDPDTNLGNFDFSRWNPTPVNAFPAGRSAFGVEDMLGNGWEWTSTVFAPFTGFEPFPFYRGYSADFFDGKHFVMKGGSPRTAACMLRPTFRNWFQAHYQYVYGGFRCVNQTAENSSTKNF